Proteins from a single region of Rhodovibrio salinarum DSM 9154:
- a CDS encoding sensor histidine kinase, with product MRACNQQAGVRILFLLLVCTLVGYLTERTAYDHSQQTLREATQDAVTELRVEIERTLSNQSGRLRALAAYVRSKPDVNQTEFAEFAADLATESQTFTRNIALAKGLVVTHVYPIEPNKRAIGLDLRQHAQQWPGVAQTVQTNKVTLAGPLDLVQGGQGIIARIPIRLPDSPFQENRLWGLASIVLDVEAFLAHLDLAKYQDQLALTLSTAGSSDQGRTTFFRTGPVVDEPAVVTTAQLANATWILRAAPRSGWPTLSKYFAEIVIATALFFLVGLALICATLRYEVALIRLARENEQARQAAETASQSKSVFLANMSHELRTPLNAVLGYTEIMQKNMFGPLGDERYTRYVDDIHRSGLYLLDLLTDVLDLSRIEAGGRPLETACVPLSQVLEDVLTISRHAHSAITFDPADDLFVAADVRALKQVLINVTGNAIKHGNGAAIRITATHIDTHKAAIRVEDDGPGIPAEALPHVMEPFFTGAENQWTAKNRRHGTGIGLALSQRLVAAMEGRLSITSQQGKGTTVTIELPTCDGPDCTNTEVDPWPSNNAAVAI from the coding sequence ATGCGTGCCTGCAACCAGCAGGCCGGGGTGCGTATCTTGTTCCTGCTCTTGGTCTGCACGCTTGTCGGCTACCTGACCGAACGCACGGCGTACGACCATTCGCAACAGACGCTGCGGGAAGCGACACAGGATGCCGTCACCGAACTGCGCGTGGAGATTGAGCGCACCCTGAGCAACCAGAGCGGCCGCCTGCGTGCCCTCGCAGCCTATGTCCGAAGCAAACCCGACGTTAATCAAACCGAGTTCGCTGAGTTCGCCGCCGATCTCGCCACCGAAAGCCAGACCTTCACCCGCAACATCGCCTTGGCCAAGGGTCTGGTCGTGACACACGTCTACCCGATCGAACCGAACAAACGGGCGATTGGATTGGACCTGCGTCAGCACGCCCAACAGTGGCCGGGGGTGGCGCAGACAGTGCAGACGAACAAAGTCACGCTGGCAGGACCGCTGGATCTGGTCCAAGGCGGTCAGGGCATTATCGCGCGGATACCGATCCGGCTGCCGGATAGCCCATTCCAGGAAAATCGCCTTTGGGGACTCGCCTCGATCGTACTCGATGTCGAGGCGTTCCTGGCACACCTCGATCTCGCGAAATATCAGGACCAGTTGGCGCTAACCCTCAGCACCGCTGGATCCTCGGACCAAGGCCGCACGACGTTTTTCCGCACCGGCCCCGTGGTCGACGAGCCCGCCGTGGTGACCACCGCGCAACTGGCCAATGCCACCTGGATTCTGCGGGCCGCCCCACGGTCAGGCTGGCCGACCCTGTCCAAGTATTTCGCCGAAATCGTGATCGCGACGGCCTTGTTCTTCTTGGTGGGGCTGGCGTTGATCTGCGCCACGTTGAGATACGAGGTGGCGCTCATCCGCCTCGCCCGGGAAAACGAACAGGCACGCCAGGCCGCCGAGACGGCGAGTCAGTCGAAAAGCGTTTTCCTGGCCAACATGAGCCATGAGCTGCGCACACCGCTCAATGCCGTGCTCGGCTACACCGAGATCATGCAGAAAAACATGTTCGGCCCGTTGGGAGACGAACGCTACACACGCTACGTCGATGATATCCACAGGAGCGGGCTCTATCTGCTCGATCTCCTGACCGACGTCCTCGACCTCTCGCGGATCGAAGCGGGTGGCCGCCCCTTGGAAACCGCCTGCGTGCCGCTGTCCCAGGTGCTGGAGGATGTCCTGACCATCTCCAGACATGCGCATTCGGCGATCACCTTCGACCCTGCGGACGATCTCTTCGTGGCTGCCGATGTCCGCGCGCTGAAGCAGGTTCTGATCAACGTCACCGGGAACGCCATCAAACACGGCAACGGCGCCGCGATCCGCATCACGGCCACCCACATCGACACGCATAAAGCAGCGATTCGGGTTGAGGACGATGGCCCCGGCATCCCGGCCGAGGCCCTGCCCCACGTGATGGAACCTTTCTTCACAGGGGCTGAAAATCAATGGACAGCCAAGAACCGGCGCCACGGAACCGGCATCGGCCTGGCGCTGTCTCAGCGCCTGGTAGCTGCGATGGAAGGTCGACTCTCGATCACCAGCCAGCAAGGCAAGGGGACCACCGTCACGATCGAACTGCCGACCTGCGACGGTCCGGATTGCACCAATACCGAGGTTGATCCTTGGCCATCGAACAATGCGGCCGTTGCGATCTAG
- a CDS encoding Ppx/GppA family phosphatase: MPSATSPSQPASPTPQDALGDGRVGVVDVGSNSIRLVVFDKLDRAPTPVFNERVLCGLGRGMDQTGRLNDEGVKLALTNLDRFARIARAMEVVRLDLIATAATRDADNGPQFVADVERRTGCKVTVLSGLSEARLAALGVVSSMPEATGLMGDLGGGSLELVRLDRGQLGDAVSLPLGPLRLAEVSGGSREAAVAEIDRQLDNVSWLSEAGGADFFPVGGAWRALARIHMEQTQYPLHVIHGYTLQRRTAQDMARVVSRLGPRSLSRIRGVSKRRLETLPYAALLMGRVLRRLRPEGVTFSAFGLREGHLFDLLEAEQQTRDPLIAAASDLAQAEGRFGDLGAEMFAWTEPLFTDETDDERRLRRAAGHLADIAWREHPDYRAVQALYRILRLPLLALNHAERAFLAYTAFIRYGGKPHENAAQTPRQLMDARQIERAEIVGNALRLGITVSAGTRGLLANARLEWHGETLNVRLPDDTSAAPGEVVEKRLKALVKAVGAKRGDVF, translated from the coding sequence ATGCCATCGGCCACCAGCCCGTCCCAGCCCGCGTCGCCCACACCCCAGGACGCGCTTGGCGATGGGCGTGTGGGAGTCGTCGACGTCGGCTCCAACTCGATCCGTCTGGTCGTCTTCGACAAACTGGACCGTGCGCCCACCCCGGTATTCAACGAGCGGGTGTTGTGTGGGCTGGGCCGCGGCATGGATCAGACCGGGCGGCTGAATGACGAAGGCGTCAAGCTTGCGCTGACCAACCTGGACCGCTTTGCCCGAATCGCCCGGGCAATGGAGGTCGTTCGACTGGATCTGATCGCGACCGCCGCGACGCGTGATGCGGATAACGGCCCGCAGTTCGTCGCCGATGTCGAACGGCGCACGGGCTGCAAGGTGACCGTGCTGTCGGGGCTGTCGGAAGCGCGGTTGGCGGCGCTTGGCGTCGTCTCCTCGATGCCAGAGGCCACCGGCCTGATGGGTGACCTGGGCGGTGGCAGCCTGGAGTTGGTGCGCCTTGACCGGGGGCAACTGGGCGATGCGGTGAGCCTGCCGTTGGGGCCGTTGCGCCTGGCAGAGGTTTCCGGCGGCTCACGCGAGGCCGCTGTGGCGGAGATCGACCGTCAGTTGGACAACGTGTCCTGGCTCAGCGAAGCGGGCGGCGCCGATTTCTTCCCGGTCGGCGGGGCGTGGCGCGCGCTCGCGCGCATCCATATGGAGCAGACGCAGTATCCGCTGCACGTGATCCATGGCTATACCCTGCAGCGGCGAACCGCCCAGGACATGGCACGCGTCGTCTCGCGTCTGGGGCCGCGCTCGCTCTCGCGCATCCGCGGGGTGTCGAAGCGCCGGCTGGAGACCTTGCCGTACGCCGCGTTGCTGATGGGCCGGGTACTGCGCCGCTTGCGTCCGGAGGGGGTAACCTTTTCCGCCTTCGGGCTGCGGGAGGGGCATCTATTCGATCTACTGGAGGCCGAGCAGCAGACGCGCGACCCGCTGATCGCGGCGGCGAGCGATCTGGCACAGGCGGAGGGGCGCTTCGGCGATCTGGGCGCCGAGATGTTCGCCTGGACGGAGCCACTGTTCACGGACGAGACGGACGACGAGCGCCGACTGCGCCGGGCGGCGGGGCATCTGGCCGACATCGCCTGGCGGGAGCACCCGGATTACCGTGCGGTGCAGGCACTCTATCGCATCCTGCGTCTGCCGCTGCTTGCCCTGAACCACGCCGAGCGGGCGTTTCTCGCCTACACCGCCTTCATCCGCTATGGCGGCAAGCCGCACGAGAACGCCGCCCAGACGCCGCGCCAACTGATGGATGCGCGCCAGATCGAACGCGCGGAGATCGTCGGCAACGCCCTGCGTCTGGGCATCACCGTCTCGGCCGGCACCCGCGGCCTGCTCGCCAATGCCCGCCTGGAATGGCATGGCGAGACCCTGAACGTCCGGCTGCCCGACGACACGAGTGCGGCGCCAGGCGAGGTGGTGGAGAAACGCCTGAAAGCGCTCGTGAAAGCGGTCGGGGCGAAGCGCGGGGACGTTTTCTAG